The following coding sequences are from one Manis pentadactyla isolate mManPen7 chromosome 13, mManPen7.hap1, whole genome shotgun sequence window:
- the TMEM225 gene encoding LOW QUALITY PROTEIN: transmembrane protein 225 (The sequence of the model RefSeq protein was modified relative to this genomic sequence to represent the inferred CDS: substituted 1 base at 1 genomic stop codon), giving the protein MVRILARNIRATNMISSSFALVFLAAGIIMEEWVVLKLETQTNPISHSPWICCSSVWPEENLEVVRIMMVLVLSLSFIYIFFLGLQITHRIRQTIHVLYIMVFLSFFTGILLLCALLLYQHKLRQGESVYYSSYKITWIISTAYLSVFFFIVSGFLSLLEHKQSIRGCACLTTIDKPVKESQDLEPSGTSVTVVLLPERTVMPXSIVHVHATHRTENSPNTSHVQACRVTWTVGFDSLPFSIYSS; this is encoded by the exons ATGGTGCGAATATTGGCCAGAAATATCCGGGCCACCAACATGATCTCCTCCTCCTTTGCCTTAGTCTTCTTGGCAGCAGGAATCATCATGGAAGAATGGGTTGTACTGAAGTTGGAAACACAAACAAATCCGATAAGCCACAGTCCATGGATATGCTGCAGTTCAGTTTGGCCAGAAG AAAACCTGGAAGTGGTCAGGATCATGATGGTTTTGGTGCTCAGCCTTTCCTTCATCTACATCTTTTTCCTGGGTTTGCAAATCACCCATCGGATTCGTCAAACTATACACGTCCTCTACATCATGgtcttcctcagtttcttcacag GTATCCTTCTGCTCTGTGCACTTCTACTGTACCAGCACAAGCTAAGGCAAGGTGAATCCGTGTACTACTCTAGTTACAAGATCACCTGGATCATTTCTACTGCCTACTTaagtgttttcttctttattgtcTCTG gatTCCTCTCTCTCCTAGAGCACAAGCAGTCCATCAGGGGTTGTGCCTGCCTGACCACCATTGATAAACCTGTCAAAGAAAGCCAGGACTTGGAGCCATCTGGGACTTCTGTCACAGTTGTCTTGTTACCAGAACGCACTGTAATGCCTTGAAGTATTGTCCATGTGCACGCTACACATAGAACGGAAAATTCTCCAAATACATCACATGTCCAAGCATGTCGGGTAACCTGGACTGTAGGATTTGACAGCCTGCCTTTCAGTATATACTCATCTTAA